In bacterium BMS3Abin08, a genomic segment contains:
- the rpsG gene encoding 30S ribosomal protein S7, translating to MPRRRVAEKREILPDPKYNSKVVSKFVKAIMKEGKKSLAERTCYGAFDILKDKTGEDPLKVFKTALENVKPAIEVKPRRVGGATYQVPVEVKANRRLALAFRWIRDNARKRPERTMTERLAAELLDAYKSAGTSVKKREDTHKMAEANRAFAHYRW from the coding sequence ATGCCAAGAAGAAGGGTTGCAGAAAAGAGGGAAATTCTACCTGATCCGAAGTACAACAGCAAGGTAGTCAGTAAGTTTGTAAAGGCAATAATGAAGGAGGGTAAGAAATCGCTGGCAGAACGCACCTGCTATGGAGCGTTTGATATCCTTAAGGACAAAACAGGTGAAGACCCGCTGAAGGTCTTCAAAACCGCGCTTGAGAATGTAAAGCCGGCTATTGAGGTAAAGCCCAGAAGGGTTGGCGGCGCTACCTATCAGGTCCCCGTTGAGGTAAAGGCTAACAGGCGGCTTGCTCTGGCCTTCAGGTGGATACGTGATAATGCGCGGAAGAGGCCGGAGAGGACAATGACGGAGCGTCTCGCAGCTGAACTTCTTGATGCTTACAAGAGTGCAGGTACTTCTGTGAAGAAGAGAGAGGATACCCACAAAATGGCCGAGGCCAACAGGGCCTTCGCTCACTACAGATGGTAG
- the rpsL gene encoding 30S ribosomal protein S12, which translates to MPTIAQLIRKGRKSLKDKSKSPALQNCPQRRGVCTRVYTTTPKKPNSALRKVARVRLTNSIEVTAYVPGIGHNLQEHSIVLIRGGRIKDLPGVRYHIVRGALDAMGVENRRQGRSKYGAKRPK; encoded by the coding sequence TTGCCAACAATAGCCCAGTTAATCAGAAAGGGAAGGAAGAGCCTGAAGGATAAATCGAAAAGTCCGGCTCTGCAGAACTGTCCCCAGAGGCGGGGAGTATGTACGAGGGTTTATACAACAACCCCCAAAAAGCCAAACTCTGCTTTGAGAAAGGTTGCAAGGGTCAGACTTACAAACAGTATAGAGGTTACAGCTTATGTCCCCGGTATCGGGCATAACCTCCAGGAGCACTCAATTGTGCTGATCAGGGGTGGAAGAATCAAGGATCTGCCTGGTGTCAGGTACCATATTGTGCGGGGTGCCCTTGATGCAATGGGTGTGGAGAACAGACGTCAGGGGAGGTCCAAATATGGAGCAAAACGGCCAAAGTAG